In Catenulispora sp. MAP5-51, a genomic segment contains:
- a CDS encoding cation diffusion facilitator family transporter: protein MSEHLHDHDEHGAAMHDAAEHGAVEHGHSGHSHSGHSHGVALDADRRWLLTGLALILGFMAVEVVIGLLAHSLALLSDAAHMLTDAGSILLALFAMRLAARPARGGYTFGLKRAEILSAQANGVTLLVLSAVLAFEAVRRLLNPPEVAGGLVLAVALVGVVVNIAAAWSISKANRTSLNVEGAFQHILTDLYGFIATAIAGLVVLITGYGRADAIATLVVVALMLKAGLGLVTAAGRIFLEAAPAGIDPDAVGDQLAAVDQVIEVHDLHIWEITSGQAALSAHVLVVPGGDCHKVRRVMQRQLLAEHGISHATLQVDHLGEDAAETEVLQISKTVPERDSGHCEDSHGPVHRTGPHDH from the coding sequence GTGTCTGAGCATCTTCACGACCACGACGAGCACGGCGCGGCCATGCACGACGCGGCCGAGCACGGCGCGGTCGAGCACGGCCACTCCGGTCACAGCCACTCCGGCCACAGCCACGGCGTGGCCCTGGACGCCGACCGCCGCTGGCTGCTGACCGGCCTGGCGCTGATCCTCGGCTTCATGGCGGTCGAGGTGGTCATAGGCCTGCTCGCGCACTCCCTGGCCCTGCTCTCCGACGCGGCCCACATGCTCACCGACGCCGGTTCCATCCTGCTGGCGCTGTTCGCGATGCGCCTGGCGGCGCGTCCGGCGCGCGGGGGCTACACGTTCGGCCTGAAGCGTGCCGAGATCCTGTCGGCGCAGGCCAACGGCGTGACCCTGCTGGTGCTCTCGGCGGTGCTGGCCTTCGAGGCGGTGCGCCGGCTGCTCAACCCGCCGGAGGTGGCCGGCGGGCTGGTGCTGGCCGTGGCGCTGGTCGGGGTGGTGGTGAACATCGCCGCGGCCTGGTCGATCTCCAAGGCCAACCGCACCTCCCTGAACGTCGAGGGCGCCTTCCAGCACATCCTGACCGACCTGTACGGCTTCATCGCCACCGCCATCGCCGGCCTGGTGGTGCTGATCACCGGCTACGGCCGCGCCGACGCGATCGCCACCCTGGTGGTCGTGGCCCTGATGCTCAAGGCGGGCCTGGGCCTGGTGACCGCCGCCGGCCGCATCTTCCTGGAAGCCGCGCCCGCCGGCATCGACCCGGACGCCGTCGGCGACCAGCTGGCGGCCGTCGACCAGGTGATTGAGGTCCACGACCTGCACATCTGGGAGATCACCTCGGGCCAGGCGGCCCTGAGCGCGCACGTCCTGGTGGTCCCCGGCGGCGACTGCCACAAGGTCCGCCGCGTGATGCAACGCCAGCTCCTCGCCGAGCACGGCATCAGCCACGCGACCCTGCAGGTCGACCACCTCGGCGAGGACGCCGCCGAGACCGAGGTGCTGCAGATCTCGAAGACGGTGCCGGAGCGCGATTCCGGACACTGCGAGGACAGCCACGGTCCGGTGCACCGGACCGGGCCGCACGATCACTGA
- a CDS encoding aldose epimerase family protein produces the protein MRSSALRPFGTLPDGTAVDSWQLTDSSGLRATILSYGATLQELTTPDRDGDPANIVLGFDNLSDYLERAAYFGCVVGRYANRIAGGTFPLDGRAVRLPLNDGPRPNTLHGGSPGFGARLWTAPDGVTDVDGGTALTLIRVSPDGEEGFPGEVTVSVRYTLAAGRLTLDYRAETTAPTVLNLSNHARFNLAGEGVGNVLDHELAVAADGFLPVDEALIPLDGAAPVAGTPFDFRESAPVGARLTDPHPQLRAAGGYDHCFVLRGGRTEQPRPVVTLHDPASGRVMRIATTEPGLQLYLSGELDGSMTGLGGRPYEQYGGIVLETQHFPDSPNRPDYPSTVLLPGQVSTSTTVFELGCLPRHSANRAE, from the coding sequence TTGCGATCTTCAGCCCTCCGACCTTTCGGCACCCTGCCCGACGGCACCGCGGTCGACAGCTGGCAGCTGACCGACTCCTCCGGACTCCGCGCCACGATCCTGTCCTACGGCGCGACCCTGCAGGAACTCACGACGCCGGATCGTGACGGCGACCCGGCGAACATCGTCCTCGGCTTCGACAACCTCTCGGACTATCTGGAGCGCGCCGCCTATTTCGGCTGTGTCGTCGGACGGTACGCCAACCGCATCGCCGGCGGCACGTTCCCCCTCGACGGCCGCGCCGTCCGCCTCCCGCTCAACGACGGCCCGCGCCCCAACACCCTGCACGGCGGCAGCCCCGGCTTCGGCGCGCGCCTGTGGACCGCGCCCGACGGCGTCACCGACGTCGACGGCGGCACCGCCCTCACCCTCATCCGCGTGAGCCCCGACGGCGAGGAGGGCTTTCCCGGCGAGGTGACCGTCAGCGTCCGCTACACCCTCGCCGCCGGCCGCCTTACCCTGGACTACCGCGCCGAGACGACCGCCCCGACGGTCCTGAACCTGTCGAACCACGCCCGCTTCAACCTCGCCGGCGAAGGCGTCGGGAACGTCCTGGACCACGAACTCGCCGTCGCCGCCGACGGCTTCCTGCCGGTCGACGAAGCCCTGATCCCCCTCGACGGAGCCGCCCCGGTCGCCGGCACCCCCTTCGACTTCCGCGAGTCGGCGCCGGTCGGCGCGCGCCTGACCGACCCGCATCCGCAACTCCGGGCGGCCGGCGGATACGACCACTGCTTCGTGCTGCGCGGCGGACGCACGGAACAGCCGCGTCCGGTCGTCACCCTGCACGACCCCGCCAGCGGTCGCGTCATGCGCATCGCCACGACCGAGCCGGGCCTCCAGCTCTACCTCTCCGGCGAACTCGACGGCAGCATGACGGGCCTGGGTGGACGCCCGTATGAGCAGTACGGCGGCATCGTGTTGGAGACGCAGCACTTCCCCGACTCGCCGAACCGTCCCGACTACCCCTCAACCGTGTTGCTGCCGGGGCAGGTGTCCACGTCGACGACCGTGTTCGAGCTGGGCTGTCTCCCACGTCACAGCGCGAACCGCGCGGAATAA
- a CDS encoding MauE/DoxX family redox-associated membrane protein, with amino-acid sequence MYFAVAGRGVLLVVFGVAAFGKARTSAAFAEFVDTLRDLRWIREAWRRPLALGVVGVEVAIPVLLALPWTAVVGLGLALLTLTAFTTVVAVARLRGQQVRCRCFGSGSRSAPGAEAALWGVAQMLRNVALIAVAGIALASALTQRSGATPDLFKGAHLLGVLTVTVAVLAPLTVFNLFLLFAVIRRLRTAGTANVPHVDTLPAVGLVVGGFTAATLDGRVLGGEDLAGTPRNVVCFMVGCEPCKTQIAAMRADGGLDRERTLVFVFGDPHGEADRELAASVRDLGTVALLPMGDPVATAFGGIDGFPTLMRTENGRIVASARRWADVGAAVGADVAVPSPAPAGIAP; translated from the coding sequence ATGTACTTCGCTGTGGCCGGACGCGGGGTGCTGCTGGTGGTCTTCGGCGTCGCGGCCTTCGGCAAGGCGCGCACGTCGGCGGCCTTCGCAGAGTTCGTCGATACGCTGCGCGATCTCCGGTGGATCCGCGAGGCGTGGCGGCGGCCTCTCGCGTTGGGGGTCGTGGGCGTCGAGGTTGCGATCCCGGTTCTGTTGGCGCTGCCGTGGACGGCGGTTGTCGGACTCGGCCTGGCGTTGCTGACCTTGACGGCCTTCACCACGGTGGTGGCCGTGGCACGGCTTCGGGGACAGCAGGTGCGGTGCCGGTGCTTCGGATCCGGATCCCGCTCGGCACCCGGGGCCGAGGCTGCCTTGTGGGGCGTCGCGCAGATGCTCCGCAACGTGGCGTTGATCGCGGTCGCCGGGATTGCTTTGGCCAGTGCTCTGACACAGCGCTCCGGCGCGACCCCGGATCTCTTCAAGGGGGCTCATTTGCTCGGCGTACTCACCGTGACGGTGGCGGTGCTCGCACCTCTCACCGTGTTCAACCTGTTCCTGCTGTTCGCCGTGATCCGGCGGCTGCGCACCGCCGGGACGGCGAACGTGCCGCACGTCGACACCCTGCCCGCGGTGGGCCTGGTGGTCGGCGGGTTCACGGCAGCCACGCTCGACGGCCGCGTCCTGGGCGGCGAGGACCTGGCCGGGACCCCGCGCAACGTCGTGTGCTTCATGGTCGGCTGCGAGCCGTGCAAGACGCAGATCGCCGCGATGCGCGCGGACGGCGGCCTGGACCGCGAGCGGACGCTGGTCTTCGTGTTCGGCGATCCGCACGGCGAGGCCGACCGCGAGCTCGCCGCGTCGGTGCGCGACCTCGGCACCGTGGCGCTGCTGCCGATGGGCGACCCGGTCGCGACCGCGTTCGGCGGCATCGACGGGTTCCCGACGCTGATGCGCACCGAGAACGGCAGGATCGTGGCGAGCGCGCGGCGGTGGGCCGATGTCGGGGCCGCTGTCGGGGCCGATGTCGCTGTGCCGTCCCCCGCGCCGGCCGGCATCGCGCCGTGA
- a CDS encoding type B 50S ribosomal protein L31, protein MKSGIHPAYRPVVFRDQAAGYTFLSRSTAESAQTVVWEDGRTYPVIDVEVSSASHPFYTGNSRVVDTAGRVERFNRRYQRQSSAD, encoded by the coding sequence ATGAAGTCCGGAATCCACCCCGCATACCGCCCCGTCGTCTTCCGCGACCAGGCCGCCGGTTACACCTTCCTGTCCCGGTCCACCGCCGAGAGCGCGCAGACCGTCGTCTGGGAGGACGGCCGCACCTACCCGGTCATCGACGTCGAGGTCTCCTCGGCCAGCCACCCCTTCTACACCGGCAACAGCCGCGTCGTGGACACCGCCGGCCGCGTCGAGCGCTTCAATCGGCGCTACCAGCGGCAGAGCTCGGCCGACTGA
- a CDS encoding thioredoxin family protein, protein MDPTGVLAAAGALAAASAFGLWRKRTDGAVRTVAAEQAAAEHLTADDLGIELDPRATLVQFSSKVCQYCGPTRRILSELAEHHSVAYLDIDAEARMDLARRLTVLRTPTVLLLDGAGRVTHRVSGPPRRGELAAAVGDLVDASTA, encoded by the coding sequence ATGGATCCCACGGGAGTGCTCGCGGCAGCCGGCGCGCTGGCCGCCGCCTCGGCCTTCGGACTGTGGCGCAAGCGCACGGACGGCGCGGTGCGCACGGTCGCGGCCGAGCAGGCGGCCGCGGAGCACCTGACGGCCGACGATCTGGGCATCGAGCTCGACCCGCGGGCCACCCTGGTCCAGTTCTCCTCGAAGGTCTGCCAGTACTGCGGACCGACGCGCCGCATCCTGAGCGAACTCGCCGAGCACCACAGCGTCGCCTACCTCGACATCGACGCCGAGGCCCGCATGGACCTCGCGCGCCGCCTGACGGTACTGCGCACACCGACGGTCTTGCTGCTCGACGGAGCCGGACGCGTCACGCACCGGGTGTCCGGGCCGCCGCGCCGGGGCGAGCTCGCGGCGGCGGTGGGGGATCTGGTCGACGCGAGCACTGCCTGA
- a CDS encoding TetR/AcrR family transcriptional regulator, translating to MAEQDRTRVPRGEARDRIVAAATDLFARAGYEATTTRQIVEAAQVTKGALYHWFSSKEELLTSIYRELLAEQTTRLETIAAGEGPADVRLHQAVTDLFAHMDDHAEALTVWARSMHLVAGEHAAAVRAERRRYQHLFQDLVEEGQKTGVFRADVGASVITNTFLSSVVQIHRWFRAEGPLTRRELGTQMVVLFLDGVRVG from the coding sequence ATGGCGGAGCAGGATCGGACGAGGGTGCCCCGCGGCGAAGCCAGGGACCGGATCGTCGCCGCGGCCACGGACTTGTTCGCCCGAGCCGGATACGAGGCCACGACCACGCGCCAGATCGTCGAGGCCGCGCAGGTCACCAAGGGCGCGCTGTACCACTGGTTCAGCTCCAAGGAGGAGCTGCTCACCAGCATCTACCGCGAACTGCTCGCTGAACAGACCACGCGCCTGGAGACCATAGCCGCAGGTGAGGGCCCGGCCGACGTCCGGCTGCACCAAGCGGTCACCGACCTGTTCGCGCACATGGACGACCACGCCGAGGCGCTGACCGTGTGGGCCCGCTCGATGCACCTGGTGGCCGGCGAGCACGCGGCCGCGGTGCGCGCCGAACGGCGCCGGTACCAGCACCTGTTCCAGGACCTGGTCGAGGAGGGCCAGAAGACCGGGGTGTTCCGCGCGGACGTGGGGGCCAGCGTCATCACGAACACGTTCCTGAGCAGCGTCGTGCAGATCCACCGGTGGTTCCGGGCCGAGGGGCCGCTGACGCGCCGGGAGCTCGGGACGCAGATGGTGGTGCTGTTCCTGGACGGTGTGCGGGTCGGGTAG
- a CDS encoding DUF4395 domain-containing protein gives MTNSQVTSPSAARGIDVRAPRFGATLTTVVLLVVLATGSGWLLAAQALVFAIGAFAGLRRAPYGLLFARLVRPRLGPPSAFEDEAPPRFAQGVGLAFAVVGTIGYLAGVPVLGEAATALALAAAFLNAAFGFCLGCEMYLVLARARRV, from the coding sequence ATGACGAACTCGCAGGTCACCTCGCCCTCGGCGGCCCGGGGCATCGACGTGCGCGCGCCGCGCTTCGGGGCGACGCTGACCACCGTCGTGCTCCTGGTGGTGCTCGCCACCGGCAGCGGCTGGCTGCTGGCGGCCCAGGCGCTCGTCTTCGCGATCGGTGCGTTCGCCGGCTTGCGCCGCGCGCCCTACGGTCTGCTGTTCGCGCGGCTGGTCCGGCCGCGTCTCGGGCCGCCCTCGGCGTTCGAGGACGAGGCGCCGCCGCGGTTCGCGCAGGGGGTGGGCCTGGCGTTCGCGGTGGTCGGGACGATCGGCTACCTCGCCGGCGTTCCGGTCCTGGGCGAGGCCGCCACCGCGCTGGCGTTGGCGGCGGCATTCCTCAACGCGGCGTTCGGGTTCTGCCTCGGGTGTGAGATGTACCTGGTGTTGGCCCGGGCGCGCCGCGTCTGA
- a CDS encoding ABC transporter ATP-binding protein, with translation MTNPDMTEPDTANPDRRGPVPPSGPRLLLSAVALGWQADRLGTLATVAVTVVLGSVPTGSAWTGKLLFDELARGHAARLPYASELVLAGAVLGCVSALCGAASSRLTLRLQRSVSLRVQDRLYAAVNALTGLRPFEDPAFQDRIRLAEQGAQAAPRQVTGMLTDMVRGLVTAIGMLGAVLAVWPPMAPVLLATAVPTYLLQRALARRRAATTEATMQTQRRRLLYQQLLTDAGVAKEVRVFGAGDLFHGRMLKAFGETSAAELAVERRGALWQAVLATLGTAVAAAGSLVVVHGLIDGRVSLGDLALFTAAVTGIQGAASTVLNQVGQVGASLRLFRSYLAVLAAPPDVAGGTRSAPPLSEGIELRDVWFRYHEGAPWVLRGVDLYLPHGSAVGLVGLNGAGKSTLVKLLCRFYEPDRGEILWDGVDVRELDVADLRRRIGATFQDYARYDLTAAENVGIGDLDRFDDRAAVHRAAARAGIDETLAGLRHGYDTMLSRIFFDEDREKGLALSGGQWQRVAIARSLMREHADLLILDEPSSGLDAEAEHQIHRALTEHRAGRTSLLISHRLSTLRDADLIVVLAEGRVVERGTHEELMKADDAYARLFLLQAAGYRDPVLDGEAV, from the coding sequence ATGACCAACCCGGATATGACCGAGCCGGACACGGCCAACCCAGACCGGCGCGGCCCCGTACCTCCATCGGGGCCGCGCCTCCTGCTGTCCGCCGTGGCGCTCGGCTGGCAGGCCGACCGCCTCGGCACCCTGGCGACGGTGGCGGTCACCGTCGTCCTGGGATCGGTGCCGACCGGTTCGGCCTGGACGGGCAAACTCCTGTTCGACGAGCTGGCGCGGGGGCACGCGGCCCGCCTGCCGTATGCCTCAGAGCTCGTACTCGCCGGCGCGGTACTCGGGTGCGTGTCAGCCCTCTGCGGTGCGGCGTCGTCGCGCTTGACGCTGCGGTTGCAGCGCTCGGTGTCGCTGCGTGTCCAGGACCGCCTGTATGCCGCTGTAAACGCCCTGACCGGCTTGCGCCCCTTCGAAGACCCCGCCTTCCAGGACCGCATCCGGCTGGCCGAGCAGGGCGCTCAAGCGGCGCCCCGGCAGGTCACCGGGATGCTCACGGACATGGTGCGGGGCCTGGTCACCGCGATCGGGATGCTCGGCGCGGTGCTGGCGGTGTGGCCGCCGATGGCGCCGGTCCTGCTCGCCACGGCGGTCCCCACCTACCTGTTGCAGCGCGCGCTGGCCCGCCGGCGTGCGGCCACGACCGAGGCGACGATGCAGACGCAGCGGCGCCGCCTGCTTTATCAACAGCTGCTCACCGACGCCGGGGTGGCCAAGGAGGTCCGCGTCTTCGGCGCGGGAGACCTCTTCCACGGCCGGATGCTCAAAGCCTTCGGTGAGACCAGCGCGGCCGAGCTGGCCGTGGAGCGGCGCGGCGCGCTGTGGCAGGCGGTGCTGGCGACCCTCGGCACCGCGGTGGCCGCCGCGGGATCGCTCGTGGTCGTGCACGGCCTGATCGACGGCCGCGTCTCGCTCGGCGACCTGGCGCTGTTCACCGCCGCCGTCACCGGGATCCAGGGGGCGGCCTCGACCGTCCTGAACCAGGTCGGCCAGGTCGGCGCGAGTCTGCGGCTGTTCCGCAGCTACCTCGCGGTCCTGGCCGCGCCGCCGGACGTCGCCGGGGGCACCCGGTCCGCGCCGCCGCTGAGCGAGGGCATCGAGCTGCGCGACGTCTGGTTCCGCTACCACGAGGGCGCGCCGTGGGTGCTGCGCGGCGTGGATCTGTATCTGCCGCACGGCAGCGCGGTGGGCCTGGTCGGCCTGAACGGAGCCGGCAAGAGCACCCTGGTCAAGCTGCTGTGCCGGTTCTACGAGCCGGACCGGGGCGAGATCCTGTGGGACGGTGTGGACGTGCGCGAACTGGACGTGGCGGACCTGCGCCGGCGCATCGGCGCGACGTTCCAGGACTACGCGCGCTACGACCTCACCGCGGCCGAGAACGTCGGCATCGGCGATCTGGACCGCTTCGACGACCGCGCGGCCGTCCACCGCGCCGCCGCGCGGGCCGGCATCGACGAGACGCTCGCCGGGCTGCGCCACGGCTACGACACGATGCTCTCGCGCATCTTCTTCGACGAGGACCGCGAGAAGGGCCTGGCCCTGTCCGGGGGCCAGTGGCAGCGCGTGGCCATCGCGCGCTCGCTGATGCGCGAGCACGCGGACCTGCTCATCCTCGACGAGCCGAGCTCGGGCCTGGATGCCGAGGCGGAGCACCAGATCCACCGGGCCCTGACCGAGCACCGCGCCGGCCGAACCAGCCTGCTGATCTCGCACCGACTCAGCACCCTGCGGGACGCCGACCTGATCGTGGTCCTGGCCGAAGGGCGCGTCGTGGAGCGGGGCACGCATGAGGAGCTGATGAAGGCCGACGACGCGTACGCCCGGCTGTTCCTGCTTCAGGCGGCCGGGTATCGCGATCCGGTCCTCGACGGGGAAGCGGTGTGA
- a CDS encoding LacI family DNA-binding transcriptional regulator — MDGARSVPNGAGPAPRLKDVAEAAGVSVKTVSNVVNGTVHVAAATREKVQAAIDALGYHPNVAARKLRTGRSGVIALAFPELPSPYFAELAVEVIAAARRHGVTVLMDDTAGDPRAELRIASGLGDPMIDGVILSPLGLDQHELAARERQIPLVLLGEADLGLVCDHVHIDNVAAAREAVRHLIAAGRRRVAAIGWQDPSPRATAQQRMTGYRQALAEAGLPAEPALCPPVRAYFRPDGAAAMRRLLKLPQRPDAVFCFNDLMALGALRAIHEAGLRVPHDIALVGFDDVEEAEYAIPSLTTVAPDKTGIAEAAVDALLHRIADGYGEPGRLIQPGHRLVIRESSGSSGSSGE; from the coding sequence ATGGATGGGGCGAGGAGTGTCCCGAACGGCGCCGGGCCCGCGCCGAGGCTGAAGGACGTCGCCGAGGCCGCCGGCGTCTCGGTGAAGACGGTGTCCAACGTGGTCAACGGCACGGTGCACGTGGCCGCCGCGACCCGGGAGAAGGTGCAGGCCGCGATCGACGCGCTGGGCTACCACCCCAACGTGGCGGCCCGCAAACTGCGCACGGGGCGCAGCGGCGTGATCGCGCTGGCCTTCCCCGAACTGCCCTCCCCGTACTTCGCGGAGCTGGCGGTCGAGGTGATCGCCGCGGCTCGCCGGCACGGCGTCACGGTCCTGATGGACGACACCGCCGGCGACCCCCGCGCCGAGCTGCGCATCGCCAGCGGTCTGGGCGACCCGATGATCGACGGCGTGATCCTGAGCCCCCTGGGCCTGGACCAGCACGAGCTGGCCGCGCGCGAGCGCCAGATCCCGCTGGTCCTGCTCGGCGAGGCCGACCTGGGCCTGGTCTGCGACCACGTGCACATCGACAACGTGGCCGCCGCCCGGGAGGCGGTCCGCCACCTGATAGCCGCCGGCCGCCGCCGCGTCGCCGCGATCGGCTGGCAGGACCCCAGCCCCCGCGCCACCGCCCAGCAGCGCATGACCGGCTACCGCCAGGCCCTGGCCGAGGCGGGCCTGCCGGCCGAACCCGCCCTGTGCCCGCCGGTACGCGCCTACTTCCGCCCCGACGGCGCGGCCGCGATGCGCCGGCTGCTGAAGCTGCCGCAACGGCCCGACGCGGTGTTCTGTTTCAACGATCTGATGGCCCTGGGGGCACTGCGCGCGATCCACGAGGCGGGCCTGCGGGTCCCGCACGACATCGCGCTGGTCGGATTCGACGACGTGGAGGAGGCGGAGTACGCGATCCCGTCGCTGACCACGGTGGCACCGGACAAGACCGGCATCGCCGAGGCCGCGGTGGACGCGCTGCTGCACCGGATCGCGGACGGATACGGGGAGCCCGGGCGGCTGATCCAGCCGGGGCACCGGTTGGTGATCCGGGAGAGCAGCGGGAGCAGCGGGAGCAGCGGAGAGTAG
- a CDS encoding GNAT family N-acetyltransferase: MTSELTHRWAEGWSVSRGTAAPVVTQWGLRIEVGAANQLRRHVLLDPSEPGVRELVAGIDEPLTWIKSHVEPSELAPWLPAGWTEDVPGWLMAIDVAPAAVALPDGYTLSSESKEGVTYIRIHTFDGELAARGQYGYVGDHGTVDQIETEPAHRRRGLGSVVMNALANAADELGASTSVLGATVEGRALYEAMGWKVHAPLAGFVYRR, from the coding sequence ATGACCAGCGAGCTGACGCACCGTTGGGCCGAGGGCTGGAGCGTGTCGCGCGGCACCGCCGCGCCGGTCGTCACGCAGTGGGGACTGCGGATCGAGGTGGGCGCGGCGAACCAGCTGCGCCGCCACGTGTTGCTGGACCCGAGCGAGCCCGGGGTGCGGGAGCTGGTGGCCGGCATCGACGAGCCGCTGACGTGGATCAAGAGCCATGTGGAGCCCTCGGAGCTGGCGCCGTGGCTGCCCGCCGGCTGGACCGAGGACGTCCCGGGCTGGCTGATGGCGATCGACGTGGCGCCGGCGGCCGTCGCGCTGCCGGACGGGTACACGCTGAGCTCGGAGTCGAAGGAGGGCGTGACCTATATACGGATCCACACCTTCGACGGCGAGCTCGCGGCGCGCGGCCAGTACGGCTACGTCGGGGACCACGGGACCGTGGACCAGATCGAGACCGAGCCCGCGCACCGGCGCCGCGGACTGGGCTCGGTGGTGATGAACGCGCTGGCCAACGCCGCCGACGAGCTCGGTGCCTCGACGAGCGTGCTGGGCGCGACCGTCGAGGGCCGGGCGTTGTACGAGGCGATGGGATGGAAGGTGCACGCGCCGCTGGCGGGATTCGTCTACCGGCGGTAG
- a CDS encoding long-chain fatty acid--CoA ligase codes for MSFNLATILRESRYACPGKPLCHSQDRTLSYEQVDEASGRVAAALLALGLERGDRVAVQLPNLPEFLLCYFGILKAGLIMVPLNPLLKGREIAYHLADSGSKMLVAFSLLAAEAVAGAEEAGGTEVYVVTLPGYDQIPEGTKPFTDLLAAEDTGDIVPTNADDTAVVLYTSGTTGKPKGAELTHFQLYMNCSVSGDLFGIQPDDAILAVLPLFHVFGLSSVLNVVVRFAGTMALVPRFEIEPVLDAMEKHRCTIFSGVPTMFFALLHADTAGRDLSALRVGCSGGAAIPGEVIRAFEEKFSGVVILEGYGLSESASTTTFNINAEQRKVGSIGKPVWGVQTRVVDGQDRTLPPGPENVGEIVIRGHNMMKGYWNNPEATAEVFRDGWFHTGDLGYADEDGYFYVVDRKKDLVIRGGFNVYPREVEEVLYTHPAIAEAAVIGRADERLGEEVVAYVALKAGAQAEEQEVIAFCRERMAPYKYPREVKFLSALPVGPTGKILKKELRT; via the coding sequence ATGAGCTTCAACCTCGCGACGATCCTCCGCGAGTCGCGGTACGCCTGTCCGGGCAAGCCGCTGTGCCACAGCCAGGACCGGACGCTCAGCTACGAGCAGGTCGACGAGGCCTCGGGCCGGGTGGCCGCCGCGCTGCTCGCCCTGGGTCTGGAACGCGGAGACCGGGTCGCGGTGCAGCTGCCGAACCTGCCGGAGTTCCTGCTGTGCTACTTCGGGATCCTCAAGGCCGGGCTGATCATGGTCCCGCTGAACCCGCTGCTGAAGGGCCGCGAGATCGCCTACCACCTGGCGGACTCCGGCTCGAAGATGCTGGTGGCCTTCAGTCTGCTGGCCGCCGAGGCGGTCGCGGGTGCCGAGGAAGCCGGCGGGACCGAGGTCTACGTCGTGACCCTGCCCGGCTACGACCAGATCCCGGAAGGGACCAAGCCCTTCACCGATCTGCTGGCCGCCGAGGACACCGGCGACATCGTCCCGACCAACGCTGACGATACCGCCGTGGTCCTGTACACCAGCGGCACCACCGGCAAGCCCAAGGGCGCCGAGCTGACCCACTTCCAGCTCTACATGAACTGCTCGGTCTCCGGGGACCTGTTCGGCATCCAGCCCGACGACGCGATCCTGGCGGTCCTGCCGCTGTTCCACGTCTTCGGGCTCTCCAGCGTCCTGAACGTCGTGGTCCGCTTCGCCGGCACGATGGCGCTGGTGCCGCGCTTCGAGATCGAGCCGGTCCTGGACGCGATGGAGAAGCACCGCTGCACCATCTTCTCCGGCGTCCCGACGATGTTCTTCGCGCTCCTGCACGCCGACACCGCCGGCCGTGACCTGAGCGCGCTGCGCGTCGGCTGCTCCGGCGGCGCCGCGATCCCCGGCGAGGTGATCCGGGCCTTCGAGGAGAAGTTCTCCGGCGTGGTGATCCTGGAGGGCTACGGCCTGTCGGAGTCGGCGAGCACGACGACCTTCAACATCAACGCCGAGCAGCGCAAGGTCGGCTCCATCGGCAAGCCGGTGTGGGGCGTGCAGACCCGGGTGGTCGACGGCCAGGACCGGACGCTGCCGCCGGGGCCGGAGAACGTCGGCGAGATCGTCATCCGCGGCCACAACATGATGAAGGGCTACTGGAACAACCCCGAGGCCACCGCCGAGGTGTTCCGCGACGGCTGGTTCCACACCGGCGACCTCGGCTACGCCGACGAGGACGGCTACTTCTACGTCGTGGACCGCAAGAAGGACCTGGTGATCCGCGGCGGGTTCAACGTCTACCCGCGGGAGGTCGAGGAGGTCCTGTACACCCATCCGGCGATCGCCGAGGCCGCGGTGATCGGGCGCGCCGACGAGCGGCTGGGGGAGGAGGTGGTGGCGTACGTGGCGCTCAAGGCCGGGGCGCAGGCCGAGGAGCAGGAGGTCATCGCGTTCTGCCGAGAACGCATGGCGCCGTACAAGTACCCGC